The genomic DNA AGATAGATGATGTGGGTTTTACAAAAGCATTGTTGGATGACCTTGAAACACTTTTCCATATTGATAAAAAACGAATATATGCCACTGGTTTCTCAAATGGAGCATTTATGTGTTATCGACTTGCTATGGAACTTTCCGATAGGATTGCTGCTTTTGCACCTGTCAGTGGAGTTTTGGGGGTAGAACCTTCTATCGGTACATCAACTAGGCCCATTTCGATTATTCACTTTCATGGAAAAGCAGACCCAAATGTTGTCTACAAAGGTGGTGTTGGTCCAAGGGCATTTGAAAAGATTTCACGCCGAAGTGTAGAAGAAACTATTCAGTTTTGGACTGCTCACAATGGATGTCCCAAAGAATCTGTGAAAGGACCTCGGAAAGGGAATGCCATCTGTACCATTTATGGTCCTGGTAGGGAAGGTTCAGAGGTGATTTTGTGGACACTGGAGGATGGTGGTCACACATGGCCGGGTGGTAAATCATCATTGCCGGAGCGACAGGTAGGAAAACTCAACATGGATATTATTGCTTCTGAGTTGATGTGGCAATTTTTCGAAAAGCATCCTATGCAATAAAAAAGAGAGTAAAAAGAGAGTAAACAGTTTACGCAACTCCTTTAATATCAAGCGATAACAAATAAAATGTTTTTGGAGACATGTATTGCCTAACCAATCGCTGCACCTGACCGCCAACAGTCTGTGGTTTTTCAAAGTTCTGTGCCCTATTAGAGTTTAGTGGTTTTCCAAAGTCTGTGCCCATACTGTTGGCGGCAGGTGAGCTCAATCGTTAGAT from bacterium includes the following:
- a CDS encoding PHB depolymerase family esterase, encoding MLTKILVFSWCLLWIGLTVKYAEGGNIRDRIRERVRERVKERIVKKASNTPSYPVIEGEFSSYNKSQYGAGDYRRYIETDGRRRFYDLHIPEKYNKENAMPVVLVYHGGGGNPVQQRGDSQMDKVSNTYNFIVVYPAGTGESEDKMLTYNAGVCCGYAKKNKIDDVGFTKALLDDLETLFHIDKKRIYATGFSNGAFMCYRLAMELSDRIAAFAPVSGVLGVEPSIGTSTRPISIIHFHGKADPNVVYKGGVGPRAFEKISRRSVEETIQFWTAHNGCPKESVKGPRKGNAICTIYGPGREGSEVILWTLEDGGHTWPGGKSSLPERQVGKLNMDIIASELMWQFFEKHPMQ